A portion of the Bifidobacterium bifidum ATCC 29521 = JCM 1255 = DSM 20456 genome contains these proteins:
- a CDS encoding RICIN domain-containing protein has translation MVSPHHLLKIATALSAVALTASVAVTPAYALQDIAIEDAVAQSGPVTADNGVVVQSDDQPDDQTGDQQSQDGMPDNPNAKLPDTVSDEISDDATVVSEDLAVTPEGEVKNIETGETVTDATLVGTQDQQPDPLAKTNGESFIPVSAEDVKNAVADANVQLSKFEGNEYGAHWGTYNNTKAFFDYQNNLFVQQAKGVIDVSEWQGDIDWAKAKADGVEGVIIRLGYGWGNNADKKAQRNISECKRFGIPFGIYWYSYADTPSIAKEEGAGVVAKLKRFGVRASDLAYPVYYDLEKWTWKGHQPPTDPNVYNDIVNNWYGALQSAGYKNLGVYSYTSYLQGPLKHADIYAKTTWVAQYGARMGFDSFPTNSRGWQYTSSGKVGGIRGNVDMNAFGNKEYVNGGSSNDLQAAIDVRKMTAVTIPNGNYYINVRSKVASSVDVPGGSAADSTAIQLYSGNSSKAQQFTFTRQSDGSYEIVNVNSGKALDVRNGVAENNAIVQQYSRNNSQAQRWFIRDSGAGYYLQSALGNWVLDLSGGNTANGAAIRLYTPNGTASQLFVVSSSDVNIATGVSMIITSVANKKLVTDVTGASTANGARVQLDSSNNTNAQKYRFESIGNGTYKIINANSGKVLDVAGGSTADGAALQQYTSNNTVAQQWTVRNYGSGRIALVSVNANKAVDIPGGNAVQQAQLQLYSPNGTVAQQWLVAKAPLTLRERLNETAAKHRQDLPDGTYTFGSKLSTSMKMDVSGASRSNYGNVQIWANNGTNAQKWKVTHDSNGYATLTSVNSGKVLDVNGGVSASGTNVQQYDSNGTYAQKWIAVKNSDGSYTFQSALAENKVLDVSGASTSNGANVQLYTANGTNAQKWVK, from the coding sequence ATGGTTTCGCCACATCATCTTTTGAAGATTGCGACTGCGCTGTCTGCGGTTGCGTTGACGGCTTCCGTTGCGGTTACGCCGGCTTACGCATTGCAGGATATCGCGATTGAGGATGCTGTCGCGCAGAGCGGTCCCGTTACTGCAGATAATGGCGTTGTTGTGCAGTCTGACGATCAGCCGGATGATCAGACAGGCGACCAGCAGTCGCAAGACGGCATGCCTGACAATCCGAATGCGAAACTTCCGGATACCGTCAGTGACGAGATTTCCGACGATGCCACCGTGGTTTCGGAAGACCTGGCTGTCACCCCTGAAGGTGAGGTCAAGAATATTGAAACCGGCGAAACCGTGACCGATGCGACACTGGTCGGTACGCAGGATCAGCAGCCGGATCCGCTCGCCAAAACCAATGGCGAATCCTTCATTCCGGTGAGTGCGGAAGATGTCAAAAATGCTGTAGCCGACGCGAACGTACAGCTCTCCAAATTCGAAGGCAATGAATACGGCGCGCACTGGGGCACTTACAACAATACGAAAGCCTTCTTCGACTACCAGAACAACCTGTTCGTGCAGCAAGCCAAAGGCGTGATTGACGTTTCCGAATGGCAAGGCGACATCGACTGGGCCAAAGCGAAAGCCGACGGCGTGGAAGGCGTGATCATCCGCCTCGGCTACGGTTGGGGCAACAATGCCGACAAGAAAGCACAACGTAACATTTCCGAATGCAAGCGATTTGGCATCCCGTTCGGCATCTACTGGTATTCCTACGCGGACACTCCGTCGATTGCCAAAGAAGAAGGTGCCGGCGTGGTCGCCAAACTCAAGCGATTCGGTGTGCGCGCGAGCGACTTGGCGTACCCCGTGTACTACGACCTGGAAAAGTGGACGTGGAAGGGGCATCAGCCGCCCACCGATCCGAACGTGTACAACGATATCGTCAACAATTGGTACGGCGCGCTGCAGTCCGCCGGATACAAGAACCTGGGCGTCTACTCGTACACCAGCTACCTGCAAGGCCCGCTGAAACATGCCGACATTTACGCCAAAACCACGTGGGTGGCGCAGTATGGCGCTCGCATGGGATTCGACTCGTTCCCGACCAACAGTCGCGGATGGCAATACACCAGCTCCGGCAAAGTGGGCGGCATCAGGGGCAATGTGGATATGAATGCGTTTGGGAATAAGGAGTATGTGAATGGCGGGAGTAGTAATGATTTACAAGCGGCCATTGATGTACGCAAAATGACTGCAGTTACCATTCCGAATGGCAATTATTACATCAATGTTCGTTCCAAAGTCGCGTCCAGTGTTGATGTTCCTGGTGGAAGTGCTGCGGATTCCACCGCCATTCAGTTGTATTCCGGCAACAGTTCCAAGGCTCAGCAGTTCACTTTTACTAGGCAGTCTGATGGGAGCTACGAGATCGTCAATGTGAATTCCGGCAAGGCTTTGGACGTGCGTAATGGTGTTGCTGAGAATAACGCTATAGTGCAACAGTATTCTCGAAATAATTCCCAGGCTCAACGATGGTTTATTCGTGATTCCGGAGCGGGATATTATTTGCAGTCCGCTCTCGGTAATTGGGTTCTGGATTTGAGCGGCGGAAATACTGCGAATGGTGCTGCGATTCGGCTGTATACGCCAAATGGCACTGCTTCACAGCTATTTGTTGTTTCGTCAAGCGATGTCAATATAGCTACTGGAGTGTCGATGATTATCACTTCGGTTGCGAATAAAAAACTTGTCACGGATGTGACGGGTGCGTCAACGGCGAACGGGGCGCGAGTCCAGCTTGATTCAAGTAATAATACGAACGCCCAGAAATATCGATTTGAATCAATCGGCAACGGAACTTACAAGATTATCAATGCTAATTCAGGCAAGGTGCTGGATGTGGCTGGCGGATCCACTGCTGATGGAGCGGCATTGCAGCAATATACGAGTAACAATACTGTTGCTCAGCAGTGGACGGTGCGGAATTACGGCAGTGGCAGGATTGCGCTGGTGTCGGTGAACGCCAACAAAGCTGTCGATATTCCAGGTGGCAATGCCGTGCAGCAGGCTCAGTTGCAGCTTTATTCGCCGAATGGCACTGTTGCTCAGCAGTGGTTGGTCGCAAAGGCGCCGTTGACGTTGCGCGAACGTTTGAATGAAACCGCAGCCAAGCATAGGCAAGATCTGCCGGATGGCACCTACACGTTCGGATCGAAGCTTAGTACGTCCATGAAGATGGATGTAAGCGGCGCTTCCCGTTCAAATTATGGAAACGTGCAGATCTGGGCCAATAATGGAACCAATGCTCAGAAGTGGAAAGTGACGCATGATTCCAACGGATACGCGACCTTGACCAGTGTGAACTCCGGCAAAGTGTTGGATGTGAATGGCGGCGTATCTGCCAGCGGAACCAACGTGCAACAGTACGATTCCAATGGAACATACGCTCAGAAGTGGATAGCAGTCAAGAATTCCGATGGCTCATACACGTTCCAATCGGCGCTCGCGGAAAACAAAGTTCTTGATGTTTCGGGTGCTTCTACCTCGAATGGTGCCAATGTGCAGCTGTATACCGCAAATGGCACGAATGCCCAAAAGTGGGTGAAATAG
- a CDS encoding glycosyltransferase family 2 protein has product MSKNLNASVAVLLPCYNEEVTIGKVVRDFKTALPNADIYVYDNNSTDRTAEIASSEGAIVRKEPRQGKGNVIRAMFEDIDADVYVMADGDDTYPADAAPAMVDKVLEGYDMVIGDRLSSTYFQENKRPFHNFGNRLVRDSINGLFHANVTDIMTGYRAFSFTFVKTYPVLSRGFEVETEMTIHSLNNNLRLFEMPIQYRDRPEGSVSKLDTVGDGIKVMGTIFRMIREYKPLPFFGGLGAILGIIGIVLCGSVTVDFWHTGMVARFPTLIGAVMLVIAGLLLFITGIILDVMAKNDRKAFIIDANQFAMMRRQK; this is encoded by the coding sequence ATGTCTAAGAACCTGAACGCCTCCGTCGCCGTCCTCTTACCTTGTTACAACGAGGAAGTCACCATCGGCAAGGTGGTACGCGATTTCAAAACAGCACTGCCGAATGCCGACATTTACGTGTATGACAACAACTCCACCGACCGCACGGCGGAAATCGCGTCCAGCGAGGGCGCAATCGTCCGCAAGGAGCCACGACAGGGCAAGGGCAACGTGATTCGCGCCATGTTCGAAGACATCGACGCCGACGTGTACGTCATGGCAGATGGCGATGACACCTATCCGGCAGACGCGGCACCTGCCATGGTGGATAAGGTGCTCGAAGGCTACGATATGGTGATCGGCGACCGCTTGAGCTCCACCTATTTCCAAGAGAACAAGCGTCCGTTCCACAACTTCGGCAACCGTCTCGTGCGTGATTCCATCAATGGCTTGTTCCACGCGAACGTCACCGATATCATGACCGGCTACCGCGCCTTCTCGTTCACGTTCGTCAAAACCTATCCGGTGCTTTCGCGCGGCTTCGAGGTTGAGACCGAGATGACCATCCACTCGTTGAACAACAATCTGCGCCTGTTTGAGATGCCGATTCAGTATCGGGACCGCCCCGAGGGTTCGGTCAGCAAGCTCGACACCGTGGGTGACGGCATCAAGGTGATGGGCACCATTTTCCGCATGATTCGCGAATACAAGCCGCTGCCGTTTTTCGGCGGACTTGGCGCCATCCTCGGCATCATCGGCATCGTGCTGTGCGGCAGCGTGACCGTGGATTTCTGGCACACTGGCATGGTGGCGCGATTCCCCACGCTTATCGGCGCTGTCATGCTCGTCATTGCCGGACTGCTATTGTTCATCACCGGCATCATCCTCGATGTCATGGCCAAAAACGACCGCAAAGCATTCATCATTGACGCCAATCAATTCGCCATGATGCGGCGCCAGAAATAG
- a CDS encoding transposase translates to MVVEDVSLDDSPLRPAPVLVARVRCRKAALRCSRCGRKAPGYDNGGGERRWRHQDFGCFRVELAGPVPRVACAEHGVVVSRVPWAEPGSRFMHDFETQCAWLMTVANQKTVSGFLRVAWRTAGEIARRVADRLEASMPSMFDGLTAIGVDETSYRKGHTYITVVVDHERKRVIWAHDGHGKEILDLFFQRLTPEQRASIRIVTGDGARWIDSSVAEHCPNAERVLDSFHIVSWMELVKLFVFGVCFINKVPFVRGMRPRVGRGPVSSWSSCAPR, encoded by the coding sequence ATGGTCGTCGAGGATGTGTCGTTGGACGACTCGCCGCTGCGCCCGGCGCCGGTCCTGGTGGCCCGGGTGCGGTGCAGGAAGGCGGCGCTCAGGTGCTCGCGCTGCGGACGCAAGGCGCCCGGGTACGACAACGGCGGGGGCGAGCGGCGTTGGCGCCACCAGGACTTCGGCTGCTTCCGCGTCGAACTGGCCGGACCGGTTCCACGCGTGGCGTGCGCGGAGCACGGGGTGGTGGTGTCGCGCGTGCCGTGGGCGGAGCCGGGCAGCCGGTTCATGCATGACTTCGAGACGCAGTGCGCGTGGCTGATGACGGTCGCCAACCAGAAGACCGTGTCCGGCTTCCTGCGCGTGGCGTGGCGGACCGCCGGCGAGATCGCGCGCAGGGTCGCCGACCGGCTGGAGGCGTCGATGCCGTCGATGTTCGACGGACTCACGGCGATCGGCGTGGACGAGACGTCGTACCGCAAGGGCCACACGTACATCACCGTCGTCGTCGACCACGAGCGCAAGCGGGTCATCTGGGCGCACGACGGACACGGCAAGGAGATCCTCGACCTGTTCTTCCAGCGGTTGACGCCGGAGCAGCGCGCGTCGATCAGGATCGTCACCGGCGACGGCGCCAGGTGGATCGACTCGTCCGTGGCCGAGCACTGCCCCAACGCCGAGCGCGTGCTGGACTCGTTCCACATCGTCTCCTGGATGGAGCTTGTCAAGTTGTTTGTGTTTGGGGTGTGTTTTATAAATAAGGTTCCATTCGTTCGGGGTATGCGGCCGCGAGTTGGGCGAGGGCCTGTTTCCAGTTGGTCGTCATGCGCCCCTCGATGA